ATAATATCCAACGGCCGACCAAGTGAACAGTATGCTCGTCCGTACAAACTGTGACTGTGTGCCGCACACATGACATCCGGTCGCGCCGCATGGATCGCAGAGTGAATCATAAACGCGGCGGCGTTGAGCATTCGATTCGGTCCACCGTCGATGACCGTGCCGGAGTGGTCGACCTGGATCAAGTCGGATGCTTTGATCAGGGAGAATGCCGTGCCAAAGGGATTTACCCAGAATGTGGAAGGGTCGACGGGATCACGAAGAGTAATGTGGCCGGCAACACCTGTTGTTGATAATTTTGCAATCTtagttcttcttctctccgaGGCCAAAATTGAtgtaaagaaaaaaaaacataaaaCCGAGAAAGGACCACGATGAATaaagcaaaaaaaacacaGCATCTACCATTCCCACCAAGAAGTATATTCGAACCCTtcgaaacaaaaaaaaaccacgTACATATACACTCTCACACAAACAAATATACATACCTTCATCATACCCATACTTCCCAAAGATGCGAAACGCAGCAGCCAGACGACCCTTCAAATACTCCCGCTCCTTCATCTTATCATCAAATTGCGGCATCCGAGGCATCTGCATCTTGAccttggccttttcggccCCGGCGGCCTGGCTGGATTGCGGTGCCTGCATGGTGATATTGCCTCCAACGGTCTCGGTGGTTGTAGGAGGGGCCATTTTCGACAAATTGTCAATAAGAGCACGACTCGAGACTGAGGAATAAGGAGTGAAGTTTGAGTCTGAGtctgggaaagaaagaagaacagagcGGAAAAAAAGACTAAGAAGTAGACTAACTGCGTCAGGACAGGTCTTTTTATGATG
The window above is part of the Penicillium oxalicum strain HP7-1 chromosome VI, whole genome shotgun sequence genome. Proteins encoded here:
- a CDS encoding Decarboxylase NovR, which codes for MAPPTTTETVGGNITMQAPQSSQAAGAEKAKVKMQMPRMPQFDDKMKEREYLKGRLAAAFRIFGKYGYDEGVAGHITLRDPVDPSTFWVNPFGTAFSLIKASDLIQVDHSGTVIDGGPNRMLNAAAFMIHSAIHAARPDVMCAAHSHSLYGRAYCSLGRPLDIISQDSCAFHNDHVVYKQFNGVVLAEEEGKNIAATLGNKKAALLQNHGLLTVGKSIEEAVFWFVSLEKCCHAQLLADAAATGRGGQTVKIDDADAAFTYKTVGTPLAGWFSAKPLFDVIHKETGGEYLE